GCTGGCCTGGCTGGAAGCGGTGGAGGCGCAGCGCCGCGAGGCCGGACTGCGACGTTCCCTGCGGCCACGGCCCCCGGTGAGCACCGAACTCGACCTGGCCTCCAACGACTACCTCGGTCTGTCCCAGCATCCCGACGTCATCGACGGCGGGGTGCAGGCACTGCGGGTCTGGGGTGCCGGGGCCACCGGTTCGCGTCTGGTCACCGGCGACACCGAATTGCACGCCCACTTTGAGACCGAGCTCGCCGAGTACGTCGGCGCCGCCGCGGGGCTGGTGTTCTCCTCCGGCTACACCGCCAACCTCGGTGCGGTCGTCAGCCTTTCCGGCCCCGGCTCACTGCTGGTGTCCGACGCCTACTCGCACGCCTCACTGGTCGACGCCTGCCGGCTGTCCCGCGCGCGGGTGGTCGTGACGCCCAATCGCGACGTCAGCGCCGTGGAATCGGCATTGGCCGCGCGCGACGAGGAGCGCGCCGTCGTCGTCACCGACTCGGTATTCAGCGCCGACGGGGCGCTGGCGCCGCTGCGCGAATTGCACGACGTGTGCCGCCGGCACCGTGCGCTGCTGATCGTCGACGAGGCGCACGGCCTCGGGGTGCGCGGCGGCGGTCGCGGCCTGTTGCACGAGGTCGGGCTGGCCGGTTCGCCGGATGTGGTGGTTACGACGACGCTGTCCAAGGCGTTGGGCAGCCAGGGCGGCGTGGTCCTGGGCCCGGCCGAGGTGCGGGCCCATCTGATTGACGCGGCGCGGCCGTTCATCTTCGACACCGGCCTGGCACCCGCCGCGGTGGGCGCCGCGCTGGCCGCGCTGTACATCCTGGAGGCCGAGCCGTGGCGACCCGGGGCGGTGCTCGGCCACGCCGCCGAGCTGGCCCGGGTGTGTGGCGTCGCTGAGGTTCCACAGTCGGCGGTGGTGTCGGTGATCCTGGGTGATCCCGAGGTCGCGCTGGCCGCGGCGACCGACTGCCTGGACGCGGGCGTCAAGGTGGGCTGCTTCCGGCCGCC
This genomic stretch from Mycobacterium paragordonae harbors:
- a CDS encoding 8-amino-7-oxononanoate synthase; protein product: MKSTETSPLAWLEAVEAQRREAGLRRSLRPRPPVSTELDLASNDYLGLSQHPDVIDGGVQALRVWGAGATGSRLVTGDTELHAHFETELAEYVGAAAGLVFSSGYTANLGAVVSLSGPGSLLVSDAYSHASLVDACRLSRARVVVTPNRDVSAVESALAARDEERAVVVTDSVFSADGALAPLRELHDVCRRHRALLIVDEAHGLGVRGGGRGLLHEVGLAGSPDVVVTTTLSKALGSQGGVVLGPAEVRAHLIDAARPFIFDTGLAPAAVGAALAALYILEAEPWRPGAVLGHAAELARVCGVAEVPQSAVVSVILGDPEVALAAATDCLDAGVKVGCFRPPTVPAGTSRLRLTARASLSADELDLARRVLAEVLSSVRR